Proteins from one Syntrophaceae bacterium genomic window:
- a CDS encoding radical SAM protein: protein MTNRTAPADKTEGKWKFGDLLRDARVRDRWEKVRKYFFLRESTYDMTNRCNIRCDGCYYYEGEKQFAPENRDPGSWRDLMRQEKERGITYVVLAGAEPSLVPELLETCFEIMPLGSIATNGFRLIPPAVGYKIHISVWGNDETSRRVRNAANLLERQLDNYDGDPRAVFVYTFTRQNVHEVGEVAERIAARNGKLTFNVFSAPVGYEGPLRHDRSSLLLTRRAMLETMERYPESVLFSSYNVAAHTHGQGLHALYGCSYPRRNASTDIGLGRSFRQYRADLTWDRSAACCVPDTDCDDCRHYAAGSAVVTARLFRHAADPDTFRSWLDYVDTYLSVWVMGYEKGENLCDRLVDPPGFSVE, encoded by the coding sequence TTGACGAATCGAACCGCCCCGGCGGACAAAACGGAAGGAAAATGGAAATTCGGCGATCTTCTTCGTGACGCCCGGGTGAGGGACCGGTGGGAGAAGGTCCGGAAGTACTTCTTCCTGCGGGAATCCACCTACGACATGACCAATCGCTGCAACATCCGGTGCGACGGTTGTTACTATTACGAGGGAGAAAAGCAGTTTGCCCCGGAAAACCGGGATCCCGGGTCATGGCGGGATTTGATGCGGCAGGAGAAGGAACGGGGCATCACGTACGTGGTCCTGGCCGGCGCCGAGCCCTCCCTGGTCCCCGAGCTTCTCGAGACCTGTTTCGAGATCATGCCCCTGGGAAGCATCGCCACGAACGGATTCCGGCTGATCCCACCCGCCGTAGGCTACAAGATCCACATCTCCGTCTGGGGGAATGACGAAACGAGCCGGCGGGTCCGCAACGCCGCCAACCTCCTGGAGAGACAGCTGGACAACTACGACGGGGATCCCCGGGCGGTGTTCGTATACACCTTCACCAGACAGAATGTCCATGAAGTCGGGGAAGTGGCGGAACGGATCGCCGCCCGCAACGGAAAGCTCACGTTCAACGTCTTTTCAGCCCCTGTCGGCTACGAGGGACCCCTCCGGCACGACCGTTCTTCGCTGCTCCTGACCCGCCGGGCGATGCTGGAGACGATGGAGCGCTATCCGGAATCCGTTCTGTTTTCATCCTATAACGTCGCGGCCCATACGCACGGGCAGGGGCTGCATGCCCTGTACGGCTGCTCCTATCCCCGCCGGAACGCCTCCACGGACATCGGCCTCGGGCGCTCTTTCCGACAGTACCGGGCCGACCTGACCTGGGACCGGAGCGCGGCCTGCTGCGTTCCCGACACGGATTGCGACGACTGCCGCCACTACGCCGCCGGCAGCGCCGTGGTGACGGCCCGCCTTTTCCGGCACGCCGCCGATCCCGACACCTTCCGCTCCTGGCTGGATTACGTGGACACGTATCTGTCGGTGTGGGTCATGGGTTACGAGAAGGGGGAGAATCTGTGCGACCGGCTGGTGGATCCGCCGGGATTCTCCGTGGAATAA
- a CDS encoding radical SAM protein, translated as MQTVSSLLDSDWYERYRRISRLNIRSSIYDVTNRCNLRCKGCFFFSSGEHEAAADEEDIRQWESFIDREKARGVNMAILIGGEPTLFLDRVEAFYRRLPTYCATNGLIRIPRDRFPGMLVGISLWGDEEDEKALRGRDVFSVSRKNYEGDSHTYYLYTITPKQIGRTEKIIRKIADSGLKVHMQLLTNDEQVEGFHWTPEALRDVRAEMDAMLESYPRTVISCRYYHEIICTGMMMGRPFGWNECPSVTETMDDRDPRPKRLIRFIRWAADLRTTHRCCTSATRDCSICKDGAAHMSWVMVNKREHMRSTRDLQNWIEVYEMFAKLYGFIPW; from the coding sequence ATGCAGACCGTCAGTTCCCTCCTCGACAGCGACTGGTATGAGCGGTACCGGCGGATCTCGCGTCTGAACATCCGCAGTTCCATTTACGACGTGACGAACCGGTGCAACCTGCGCTGCAAGGGATGTTTCTTCTTCTCCTCCGGGGAGCACGAGGCCGCGGCGGACGAGGAAGACATCCGCCAATGGGAGTCTTTCATCGATCGGGAGAAGGCCCGGGGAGTGAACATGGCCATCCTGATCGGCGGCGAGCCGACCCTCTTTCTGGACCGGGTGGAGGCCTTCTACCGGCGGCTCCCGACCTACTGTGCCACCAACGGCCTGATCCGCATTCCCCGGGACCGCTTCCCCGGCATGCTGGTGGGGATCTCCCTCTGGGGAGACGAGGAGGACGAGAAGGCCCTTCGCGGACGGGACGTCTTCAGCGTCTCGCGGAAGAACTACGAGGGTGACAGCCACACCTATTACCTGTACACCATCACCCCGAAGCAGATCGGCCGGACGGAGAAAATCATCCGGAAGATCGCCGATTCGGGGCTGAAAGTGCACATGCAGCTCCTCACCAACGACGAGCAGGTGGAAGGCTTTCACTGGACCCCGGAGGCCCTGCGGGACGTCCGGGCGGAGATGGACGCGATGCTGGAGAGCTATCCCCGGACGGTCATCTCCTGTCGGTATTACCACGAGATCATCTGCACGGGGATGATGATGGGCCGCCCCTTCGGCTGGAACGAATGCCCCTCCGTGACGGAGACCATGGACGACCGGGATCCGCGGCCGAAGCGGCTCATCCGGTTCATACGCTGGGCCGCCGACCTCCGGACGACGCACCGCTGTTGCACCTCCGCCACCCGGGACTGTTCCATCTGCAAGGACGGAGCCGCCCATATGAGCTGGGTCATGGTGAACAAACGCGAACACATGCGCTCAACCAGGGATCTCCAGAACTGGATCGAAGTGTACGAGATGTTCGCCAAGCTCTACGGCTTCATTCCCTGGTGA
- a CDS encoding beta-ketoacyl-[acyl-carrier-protein] synthase family protein produces the protein MHPDQRPVILGYDAVSPLGIEWEDQWRRAVRGESGIGPLTRFPLREGFPVRVAGQVDDFDETPYPFLKPREMAHWTSPIFRHAMLVVHRALRRAGLPITPEEAPRVAVTFSTAVGGLDAVISADRLLVSEGRLPHPFTNANSCVNMVGGKVSILTGATGPICSPITACATGSSSLILGAMFLQQGMADAAICGAVDFSLVEPIVAGFATMNGAYRPKEGRPEEDPCAVSRPFSRNRRGFVISEGAGCFILATKAFARAHGIPWRIEVAGWGMTSDAYHFVAPKRETIRRCMAEAIEHAGIAPGDVSAVNAHAASTRVGDKVEAEALGDLFGDGIPPVSANKSQIGHAMGASSAVEAILGMEGMLRDTLLPTINYDPDPEIVLDCVPGVARLKEQEFLLKNAFGFGGCNACLVFKRVA, from the coding sequence ATGCATCCCGATCAGAGACCGGTCATTCTCGGATACGACGCCGTTTCCCCCCTGGGAATCGAGTGGGAGGACCAGTGGCGGCGGGCCGTCAGGGGCGAAAGCGGCATCGGTCCCCTGACCCGCTTTCCCCTCCGGGAGGGTTTCCCCGTCCGGGTGGCTGGCCAGGTCGACGATTTCGACGAGACGCCCTATCCCTTTCTGAAGCCCCGGGAGATGGCCCACTGGACCTCTCCGATCTTCCGGCACGCCATGCTGGTGGTGCACCGGGCGCTCCGGCGGGCCGGCCTACCGATCACGCCGGAGGAAGCGCCCCGGGTGGCGGTCACCTTCAGCACCGCCGTGGGCGGCCTCGACGCCGTCATTTCCGCCGACCGCCTCCTCGTATCGGAAGGCCGTCTCCCCCATCCCTTCACGAACGCCAATTCCTGCGTCAACATGGTGGGCGGCAAGGTGTCGATCCTGACGGGGGCCACCGGACCCATCTGCTCCCCCATCACGGCCTGTGCCACCGGATCCTCCTCCCTGATTCTGGGGGCGATGTTCCTGCAGCAGGGCATGGCCGACGCGGCGATCTGCGGGGCTGTGGACTTCTCCCTCGTGGAGCCGATCGTCGCCGGATTCGCCACGATGAACGGGGCCTACCGCCCCAAGGAGGGCCGGCCGGAGGAGGATCCCTGTGCCGTGAGCCGTCCCTTTTCACGGAACCGGCGGGGATTTGTCATCTCCGAGGGCGCCGGCTGCTTCATCCTGGCCACGAAGGCCTTTGCCCGAGCCCATGGCATTCCCTGGCGGATCGAGGTGGCCGGCTGGGGGATGACCTCCGACGCCTACCACTTTGTGGCCCCCAAGCGGGAAACGATCCGGCGCTGCATGGCCGAGGCGATCGAGCACGCGGGCATCGCGCCCGGCGACGTGTCCGCCGTGAACGCCCATGCCGCGTCCACCCGGGTGGGCGACAAGGTGGAGGCGGAGGCCCTGGGGGATCTTTTCGGAGACGGGATTCCCCCCGTTTCGGCGAACAAGTCCCAGATCGGCCACGCCATGGGGGCCTCCAGCGCCGTCGAGGCGATCCTGGGCATGGAGGGGATGCTCCGGGACACACTCCTGCCGACGATCAATTACGACCCGGATCCGGAGATCGTTCTCGACTGCGTGCCCGGGGTGGCCCGGCTCAAGGAGCAGGAGTTTCTCCTGAAGAACGCCTTCGGCTTCGGCGGCTGCAACGCCTGCCTCGTCTTCAAAAGAGTGGCGTGA
- a CDS encoding beta-ketoacyl-[acyl-carrier-protein] synthase family protein, with amino-acid sequence MRPPRNRRVFVVGYGAATPLGGTLARTWERAVRGEAGFRIITRCPVETASNVVGEIPDWDPRSYRFASAKEVYNWNAAFVLLTMALCKDALEDAGLDMDAGTAPRTACLVGSALNGTDAFRVAVEQLRERGPLRVSPYLLPNLCANLPSGKAGILLGFTGPIFSPQGACASGNHAIGLGARMIRDGDCDFVLAGGVDMPILPELVHGFENMNATIKIGPKDRAWNDPSKASRPFSRDRRGFVLAEGGAVLVLAAEDCLGPQGLTPRAEVLGVGWTSDAFHFTNPRQETIVRAIREAIEDGGISPADVQYVNAHGTSTPKGDAAEIACLREVFGGHLKKMAVSSNKSQIGHTLGAAAAIEAVLTIEGMRQGVILPTINHIPDPTLEDVDVVPDVARKQRVEITLSNAFGFGGTNCCILFRGT; translated from the coding sequence ATGAGGCCCCCGCGGAACAGACGGGTCTTCGTCGTCGGGTACGGCGCCGCCACGCCCCTGGGTGGGACCCTTGCCCGGACCTGGGAACGGGCCGTCCGGGGCGAGGCGGGGTTCCGGATCATCACCCGCTGCCCGGTGGAAACCGCCTCGAACGTGGTCGGCGAGATTCCCGACTGGGACCCCCGGTCCTACCGCTTTGCCAGCGCCAAGGAGGTTTACAACTGGAACGCCGCCTTCGTGCTGCTTACCATGGCCCTCTGTAAGGATGCCTTGGAGGACGCCGGCCTGGACATGGATGCCGGGACGGCGCCGCGGACGGCCTGCCTCGTCGGCTCGGCCCTCAACGGGACGGACGCGTTCCGGGTCGCTGTGGAGCAGCTCCGTGAACGGGGGCCCCTCCGGGTGAGTCCCTACCTGCTGCCCAACCTCTGCGCCAACCTGCCTTCCGGTAAGGCGGGGATCCTCCTGGGCTTCACCGGACCCATCTTTTCCCCGCAGGGGGCCTGCGCCTCGGGAAACCACGCCATCGGTCTCGGAGCCCGGATGATCCGGGACGGGGACTGCGATTTCGTCCTCGCCGGGGGCGTGGACATGCCGATCCTGCCGGAACTGGTGCATGGCTTCGAGAACATGAACGCCACCATCAAAATCGGCCCGAAGGACAGGGCCTGGAACGATCCGTCCAAGGCATCGAGGCCCTTCAGCCGGGACCGGCGGGGCTTCGTCCTGGCGGAGGGCGGGGCCGTCCTTGTCCTGGCGGCGGAGGACTGCCTCGGGCCGCAGGGACTGACGCCCCGGGCGGAGGTCCTCGGGGTGGGCTGGACCTCCGACGCCTTCCACTTCACGAATCCGAGACAGGAGACCATCGTCCGGGCGATCCGGGAGGCCATCGAAGACGGAGGCATTTCACCGGCAGACGTGCAGTATGTCAACGCCCACGGAACGTCCACACCGAAGGGAGATGCAGCGGAAATCGCCTGCCTCCGGGAGGTCTTCGGCGGCCACCTGAAAAAGATGGCCGTATCGTCCAACAAGTCGCAGATCGGCCACACCCTCGGGGCGGCGGCGGCCATCGAGGCGGTCCTCACCATCGAGGGCATGCGGCAGGGGGTGATCCTGCCCACCATCAACCACATTCCCGATCCCACCCTGGAAGACGTGGACGTCGTGCCCGACGTGGCGAGGAAACAGAGGGTGGAGATCACCCTTTCCAATGCCTTCGGATTCGGCGGCACCAACTGCTGCATCCTCTTCCGGGGGACATGA
- a CDS encoding acyl-CoA thioesterase — protein sequence MKPKPFHPEPLEDERFVRDRTSGLVWHRCTNRTLYADTDRSSVVYHSNYLRYFEMGRASLMRDAAYPYREIEESGFVYPIIDLGLQFFQPLRYDDPMWIHTRPGDLERVRLRFDYVVTHAETGVLVCKGHTRHCALNRAGRPVAVDPKTVHLWKSFPS from the coding sequence ATGAAACCGAAACCCTTCCATCCGGAGCCGCTGGAGGACGAGCGGTTCGTCCGGGACCGGACTTCGGGGCTGGTCTGGCACCGCTGCACCAACCGGACCCTGTACGCCGACACGGACCGCTCCTCTGTGGTCTACCACTCGAATTACCTCCGCTATTTCGAGATGGGGCGGGCATCCCTGATGCGCGACGCTGCCTACCCGTACCGGGAGATCGAGGAGAGCGGTTTCGTTTACCCCATCATCGATCTCGGGCTCCAGTTCTTCCAGCCGCTGCGCTACGACGATCCCATGTGGATCCACACACGCCCGGGCGATCTGGAGCGTGTCCGCCTCCGGTTCGATTACGTCGTTACACATGCCGAAACAGGCGTCCTTGTCTGCAAGGGTCACACGCGTCACTGTGCACTGAACCGGGCGGGAAGGCCCGTGGCCGTGGACCCCAAAACGGTCCACCTGTGGAAGAGTTTTCCGTCATGA